The Tamandua tetradactyla isolate mTamTet1 chromosome 8, mTamTet1.pri, whole genome shotgun sequence genome includes a window with the following:
- the THRSP gene encoding thyroid hormone-inducible hepatic protein isoform X1, with protein sequence MQVLTKRYPQNCLLTVMDWYSATVRNMEQVVMIPSLLQDMQQSGHRGQAQAQAGAPDLYNYFTMLKAICVDMDHGLLPQEEWQAKKEGNEADKAKNEVAETEEAKEEKVLWELNLEAQFYQHCSSLHHILTHLTLKAEEVTRKYQEITEQAL encoded by the coding sequence ATGCAGGTGCTAACCAAGCGCTATCCCCAAAATTGCCTGCTGACTGTCATGGACTGGTATTCGGCAACGGTGCGCAATATGGAGCAGGTGGTGATGATCCCCAGCCTCCTGCAGGACATGCAGCAGAGTGGGCACCGGGGCCAAGCCCAGGCTCAGGCTGGTGCCCCTGATCTCTACAATTACTTCACCATGCTTAAGGCCATCTGTGTAGACATGGACCACGGGCTGCTGCCCCAGGAGGAATGGCAGgccaagaaggaaggaaatgaggcTGATAAAGCTAAGAATGAAGTTGCCGAGACAGAGGAGGCCAAGGAGGAGAAGGTATTGTGGGAGCTGAACCTGGAAGCCCAGTTCTACCAGCACTGCTCCAGCCTACATCACATCCTCACCCACCTTACCCTGAAAGCCGAGGAGGTGACAAGGAAATACCAGGAGATAACAGAACAGGCTCTGTAG